In the Bacteroidales bacterium genome, CCTGTATTACAAAGTCGGGTATTACTCTGTGGAAACGCAATCCATCATAAAATCCACTCTCTGCAAGCTTGCAAAAATTTGCTACCGTATTTGGAGCATCTTTTTCAAAAAACTCAACTGTCATCACCCCTTTTTCGGTGTGTATTTCGGCTTTTTTTGTCATTTTTTAACTCTATTTAAATTTTGTGCAAAGCTACAAAATTGTTTTAACAATCGTTAAAATTGATACGTAATTGAATTAAATTATTTTCAATTAACTGTATCAATAGATCATTGTTTTGTACTAAGTTTGTGTAATTAATAACAGATAACTTTTAATGACAATGCAACTGTA is a window encoding:
- a CDS encoding peptidylprolyl isomerase; translated protein: MTKKAEIHTEKGVMTVEFFEKDAPNTVANFCKLAESGFYDGLRFHRVIPDFVIQ